One Trichocoleus desertorum ATA4-8-CV12 genomic window carries:
- a CDS encoding ATP-binding protein yields ANQPFSQWDSIFSDSMMTVAAIDRLVHHATIIELQAESFRKQAALARSKSSA; encoded by the coding sequence CAGCCAATCAGCCTTTCAGCCAGTGGGATAGCATCTTCTCTGACTCGATGATGACGGTGGCAGCCATAGATCGCTTGGTGCATCACGCGACAATTATCGAACTGCAAGCGGAGAGTTTCCGTAAGCAAGCAGCTTTAGCTCGTTCTAAGTCTTCCGCATAG